One genomic segment of Lampris incognitus isolate fLamInc1 chromosome 2, fLamInc1.hap2, whole genome shotgun sequence includes these proteins:
- the hck gene encoding tyrosine-protein kinase HCK isoform X2, giving the protein MGCVGSKKEQESLGKGMGSEQLQSRSQTLHYVKDPTTGTSTSKASRASSNLPPGLSDESIAIALFDYEAMHEGDLGFKKGDKLKILQESGEWWSAMLISTGQEGFIPSNYVAKDTLETEEWFFKGVSRKDAERQLLASGNSMGSFMIRDSETTKGSYSLSVRDSDAQAGETVKHYKIRTLDNGGFYISPRITFNTLQDLVSHYKKQGDGLCQTLTNPCINPKPQKPWEKDAWEIPRESLKLEKRLGAGQFGEVWMATYNKHTKVAVKTMKPGSMSVEAFLAEANLMKTLQHDKLVRLNAVVTKEEPIYIITEFMEKGSLLDFLKSTEGNRVQLPKLIDFSAQIAEGMAYIEQRNYIHRDLRAANILVNKALVCKIADFGLARIIEDNEYTAREGAKFPIKWTAPEAINYGSFTIKSDVWSFGILLTEIISYGRTPYPGMTNPEVIRSLEKGYRMQRLDSCPKELYEIMLECWKNKPEDRPTFEYLQSVLEDFYTATESQYQQQP; this is encoded by the exons AGCAGAGCGTCGTCGAACCTGCCGCCGGGCCTGTCAGATG AGAGCATCGCCATCGCGCTCTTCGATTACGAGGCCATGCACGAGGGAGACCTGGGCTTCAAGAAGGGAGACAAGCTGAAGATCTTACAGGA ATCAGGGGAATGGTGGAGCGCCATGTTGATCAGCACGGGCCAGGAGGGCTTCATCCCCAGTAACTATGTGGCCAAAGACACCCTGGAGACAGAAGA GTGGTTCTTCAAGGGCGTGAGCAGGAAGGATGCTGAGAGGCAGCTGCTGGCCTCAGGCAACTCCATGGGCTCCTTCATGATCAGAGACAGTGAAACCACCAAAG GTAGCTACTCTCTATCTGTCAGAGACAGTGATGCCCAGGCCGGTGAAACAGTCAAGCATTATAAGATTCGTACACTGGACAACGGAGGATTCTACATCTCCCCTCGCATCACCTTCAACACCCTACAGGACCTGGTCAGCCATTACAAAA AGCAGGGAGATGGCCTCTGCCAGACCCTGACAAACCCCTGCATCAACCCCAAACCCCAGAAACCCTGGGAGAAAGAtgcctgggagatcccaagagaGTCACTCAAACTGGAGAAGAGGCTCGGCGCGGGGCAGTTTGGAGAGGTCTGGATGG CTACATACAATAAGCACACAAAGGTGGCAGTGAAGACCATGAAACCTGGCAGCATGTCGGTGGAGGCCTTCCTGGCTGAGGCCAACCTGATGAAGACTCTGCAGCATGACAAGCTGGTTCGGCTAAATGCTGTGGTCACTAAGGAGGAGCCCATCTACATCATTACTGAGTTCAtggagaaag GTAGCTTGCTGGACTTCTTGAAGAGCACCGAAGGCAACCGTGTCCAGCTCCCTAAACTCATCGATTTCTCCGCCCAG ATTGCAGAGGGTATGGCGTACATTGAACAGAGGAACTatatccacagagacctgcgaGCTGCAAACATCCTGGTCAACAAGGCTTTAGTATGCAAAATTGCAGATTTTGGACTTGCCCGCATCATCGAGGACAATGAGTACACTGCCAGGGAAG GAGCCAAGTTCCCCATCAAGTGGACCGCTCCAGAGGCCATCAACTATGGCTCTTTCACCATCAAATCAGACGTCTGGTCCTTTGGTATTTTGCTCACTGAGATTATCAGTTATGGACGCACGCCATACCCAG GGATGACCAACCCAGAGGTGATCCGCTCCCTAGAGAAGGGCTACCGCATGCAGCGCCTGGACAGCTGTCCCAAAGAACTCTATGAGATCATGTTGGAATGCTGGAAGAACAAACCTGAAGACCGGCCCACCTTTGAATACCTTCAGAGTGTTCTGGAAGACTTCTACACCGCTACAGAGAGCCAGTACCAGCAGCAACCATGA
- the hck gene encoding tyrosine-protein kinase HCK isoform X1 has product MGCVGSKKEQESLGKGMGSEQLQSRSQTLHYVKDPTTGTSTSKASRASSNLPPGLSDAESIAIALFDYEAMHEGDLGFKKGDKLKILQESGEWWSAMLISTGQEGFIPSNYVAKDTLETEEWFFKGVSRKDAERQLLASGNSMGSFMIRDSETTKGSYSLSVRDSDAQAGETVKHYKIRTLDNGGFYISPRITFNTLQDLVSHYKKQGDGLCQTLTNPCINPKPQKPWEKDAWEIPRESLKLEKRLGAGQFGEVWMATYNKHTKVAVKTMKPGSMSVEAFLAEANLMKTLQHDKLVRLNAVVTKEEPIYIITEFMEKGSLLDFLKSTEGNRVQLPKLIDFSAQIAEGMAYIEQRNYIHRDLRAANILVNKALVCKIADFGLARIIEDNEYTAREGAKFPIKWTAPEAINYGSFTIKSDVWSFGILLTEIISYGRTPYPGMTNPEVIRSLEKGYRMQRLDSCPKELYEIMLECWKNKPEDRPTFEYLQSVLEDFYTATESQYQQQP; this is encoded by the exons AGCAGAGCGTCGTCGAACCTGCCGCCGGGCCTGTCAGATG CAGAGAGCATCGCCATCGCGCTCTTCGATTACGAGGCCATGCACGAGGGAGACCTGGGCTTCAAGAAGGGAGACAAGCTGAAGATCTTACAGGA ATCAGGGGAATGGTGGAGCGCCATGTTGATCAGCACGGGCCAGGAGGGCTTCATCCCCAGTAACTATGTGGCCAAAGACACCCTGGAGACAGAAGA GTGGTTCTTCAAGGGCGTGAGCAGGAAGGATGCTGAGAGGCAGCTGCTGGCCTCAGGCAACTCCATGGGCTCCTTCATGATCAGAGACAGTGAAACCACCAAAG GTAGCTACTCTCTATCTGTCAGAGACAGTGATGCCCAGGCCGGTGAAACAGTCAAGCATTATAAGATTCGTACACTGGACAACGGAGGATTCTACATCTCCCCTCGCATCACCTTCAACACCCTACAGGACCTGGTCAGCCATTACAAAA AGCAGGGAGATGGCCTCTGCCAGACCCTGACAAACCCCTGCATCAACCCCAAACCCCAGAAACCCTGGGAGAAAGAtgcctgggagatcccaagagaGTCACTCAAACTGGAGAAGAGGCTCGGCGCGGGGCAGTTTGGAGAGGTCTGGATGG CTACATACAATAAGCACACAAAGGTGGCAGTGAAGACCATGAAACCTGGCAGCATGTCGGTGGAGGCCTTCCTGGCTGAGGCCAACCTGATGAAGACTCTGCAGCATGACAAGCTGGTTCGGCTAAATGCTGTGGTCACTAAGGAGGAGCCCATCTACATCATTACTGAGTTCAtggagaaag GTAGCTTGCTGGACTTCTTGAAGAGCACCGAAGGCAACCGTGTCCAGCTCCCTAAACTCATCGATTTCTCCGCCCAG ATTGCAGAGGGTATGGCGTACATTGAACAGAGGAACTatatccacagagacctgcgaGCTGCAAACATCCTGGTCAACAAGGCTTTAGTATGCAAAATTGCAGATTTTGGACTTGCCCGCATCATCGAGGACAATGAGTACACTGCCAGGGAAG GAGCCAAGTTCCCCATCAAGTGGACCGCTCCAGAGGCCATCAACTATGGCTCTTTCACCATCAAATCAGACGTCTGGTCCTTTGGTATTTTGCTCACTGAGATTATCAGTTATGGACGCACGCCATACCCAG GGATGACCAACCCAGAGGTGATCCGCTCCCTAGAGAAGGGCTACCGCATGCAGCGCCTGGACAGCTGTCCCAAAGAACTCTATGAGATCATGTTGGAATGCTGGAAGAACAAACCTGAAGACCGGCCCACCTTTGAATACCTTCAGAGTGTTCTGGAAGACTTCTACACCGCTACAGAGAGCCAGTACCAGCAGCAACCATGA